In the Malaya genurostris strain Urasoe2022 chromosome 1, Malgen_1.1, whole genome shotgun sequence genome, one interval contains:
- the LOC131426352 gene encoding small lysine-rich protein 1, with amino-acid sequence MPGKGKKKPAGKGGKDSGDKNADSANVGGGEDDEADEEEAEVKPKKGRGKKGKGKGGKSSKFQGDLFSEAAMENAYYVCHNIQDVLKSRGFAWPDGQKKKKKGKK; translated from the exons atgccCGGTAAAGGCAAAAAGAAACCTGCCGGTAAAGGCGGTAAGGACTCCGGTGATAAAAATGCCGATTCCGCCAACGTCGGTGGCGGTGAGGACGATGAAGCCGACGAAGAAGAAGCGGAAGTTAAACCGAAAAAAGGAAGAGGAAAGAAAGGCAAAGGAAAAGGAGGAAAATCTTCCAAGTTTCAGGGTGATCTGTTCAGCGAGGCCGCCATGGAGAACGCCTACTATGTGTGTCACAACATACAG GATGTCTTGAAGTCACGTGGTTTTGCATGGCCAGATGGacagaagaaaaagaagaaaggtaaaaaataa
- the LOC131426351 gene encoding putative carbonic anhydrase 3 yields the protein MFNDIVVVLLRILLLGVSLSACLADSWRYPTPGPDGTIGEPEDWGENCDFGKRQSPIDITYKAAVKGSYSEFIFQNYDKPLVNASLVNTGHTIQINLDDASTSIYGGGLRSKYFLEQLHFHWNSEHTIDGTRYALELHLVHHHSKFNSVAEAATTKAGVAVVAVLFHVNEHSNLVLSTILNATEEIKSKINERVQLRDETSLEELLPKNRSVYFRYEGSLTTPVCAESVVWTVFPESLPLSLAQLEEFKTVHDLDDNEMLLNYRPVQALNARVLVLVSDADIPVDSGASSRWLAEILPLTVIVSFLTIVTARLRW from the exons ATGTTCAACGATATCGTTGTAGTCCTACTGCGAATACTTCTACTAGGTGTATCACTGAGTGCATGTCTGGCAGATTCCTGGCGTTATCCTACCCCGGGTCCAGATGGAACCATTGGTGAACCGGAAGATTGGGGAGAAAACTGTGACTTCGGTAAGCGACAATCACCGATCGATATTACCTACAAAGCTGCGGTGAAGGGCAGCTACTCGGAGTTTATCTTCCAGAACTACGACAAACCATTGGTAAACGCTTCGCTGGTAAATACAGGACACACAA TTCAAATCAACCTAGACGATGCATCGACTAGCATCTATGGTGGAGGTCTACGGAGCAAatattttctcgagcagttgcaTTTTCACTGGAACTCAGAACATACAATTGACGGTACGCGTTACGCCCTTGAATTACACCTGGTTCATCATCACTCGAAGTTCAACTCGGTAGCCGAAGCAGCAACGACAAAAGCCGGTGTTGCCGTTGTTGCCGTCTTGTTTCACGTCAATGAACACTCCAATTTAGTTCTAAGCACCATTTTGAACGCCACCGAGGAAATCAAATCGAAAATCAACGAACGAGTTCAACTGCGCGACGAAACTAGTCTAGAAGAACTGTTACCGAAGAATCGCTCCGTTTACTTTCGCTACGAAGGCTCCCTAACGACTCCGGTTTGTGCTGAATCGGTTGTATGGACGGTGTTTCCCGAATCGCTACCCCTGTCACTTGCCCAACTGGAAGAATTCAAGACAGTGCACGATCTGGATGATAACGAGATGCTGCTGAACTATCGACCCGTGCAAGCACTGAACGCCCGTGTATTGGTTCTAGTTTCGGATGCGGATATTCCAGTCGATAGCGGTGCATCATCACGATGGTTGGCAGAAATCCTTCCGCTTACGGTCATCGTCAGTTTTCTAACTATTGTGACAGCTCGACTCAGGTGGTAG